One segment of Marvinbryantia formatexigens DSM 14469 DNA contains the following:
- the scfB gene encoding thioether cross-link-forming SCIFF peptide maturase has translation MVHQYKNNGFNMVLDTNSGAVHVVDETVYDVIGLLNQGKTPEEIKSALTPAYGETDVCEALAECEELKAAGQLFTEDIYKDAIIDFKKRKTVVKALCLHIAHDCNLACRYCFAEEGEYHGRRALMSYEVGKKALDFLIANSGSRRNLEVDFFGGEPLMNWQVVKDLVKYGREQEALHDKKFRFTLTTNGVLLNDEVMEFCNREMANVVLSIDGRKEVHDTMRPFRGGKGSYDLVLPKFQKFAESRGQEKYYVRGTFTRNNLDFAEDVLHLADLGFKQISVEPVVAPPDEDYALREEDVPVICEQYDKLAKEMIKREKEGRGFNFFHFMIDLTGGPCVYKRLSGCGSGTEYLAVTPWGDFYPCHQFVGEEKFLMGNVDEGIVRTDIVDEFKGCNVYAKEKCRDCFARFYCSGGCAANSYNFHGNINDAYDIGCELQRKRVECAIMIKAALAEE, from the coding sequence ATGGTTCACCAATATAAAAATAATGGCTTTAACATGGTACTGGACACCAACAGCGGTGCCGTCCATGTGGTAGACGAGACAGTATACGATGTCATCGGGCTTCTGAATCAGGGGAAGACCCCGGAAGAAATCAAGAGCGCGCTGACGCCGGCATACGGGGAGACGGATGTCTGTGAGGCGCTCGCCGAGTGTGAAGAACTGAAAGCGGCGGGGCAGCTTTTCACGGAGGATATCTATAAGGATGCGATTATCGACTTCAAAAAGCGCAAAACGGTGGTGAAAGCGCTCTGCCTGCATATCGCGCACGACTGTAATCTGGCGTGCCGCTACTGCTTTGCGGAGGAGGGCGAATATCACGGAAGACGTGCGCTCATGAGCTATGAGGTCGGGAAAAAGGCGCTGGATTTTCTGATTGCGAATTCCGGCAGCCGTAGAAACCTGGAGGTTGATTTCTTCGGCGGCGAGCCGCTGATGAACTGGCAGGTCGTGAAGGACCTGGTAAAATACGGAAGAGAGCAGGAAGCGCTGCATGATAAGAAATTCCGCTTTACGCTGACAACCAACGGCGTCCTCTTAAATGACGAGGTGATGGAGTTCTGCAACCGCGAAATGGCGAACGTGGTGCTCAGCATCGACGGAAGAAAAGAGGTGCACGACACGATGCGCCCGTTCCGCGGCGGAAAGGGCAGCTACGACCTGGTGCTTCCGAAGTTTCAGAAATTTGCGGAGAGCCGCGGGCAGGAAAAATATTATGTGCGCGGCACCTTCACGAGAAACAATCTTGATTTTGCAGAGGATGTGCTCCATCTGGCGGACCTTGGCTTTAAACAGATTTCTGTGGAGCCGGTGGTGGCGCCGCCCGATGAGGATTATGCACTGCGGGAAGAGGATGTTCCCGTTATCTGCGAGCAGTACGATAAGCTGGCAAAAGAAATGATAAAGCGGGAAAAAGAGGGCAGAGGCTTCAACTTTTTCCACTTTATGATAGACCTTACCGGCGGACCGTGCGTGTACAAGCGCCTGTCCGGCTGCGGCTCCGGGACGGAGTACCTTGCGGTGACGCCGTGGGGCGACTTTTATCCCTGCCACCAGTTTGTCGGGGAAGAAAAGTTTCTGATGGGAAATGTGGATGAGGGCATCGTGCGCACCGACATTGTGGACGAGTTTAAGGGCTGCAATGTCTATGCGAAGGAAAAATGCCGGGACTGCTTTGCAAGGTTTTACTGCAGCGGCGGCTGTGCGGCAAATTCCTATAATTTCCACGGAAATATCAACGATGCCTATGATATTGGCTGCGAGCTTCA
- the scfA gene encoding six-cysteine ranthipeptide SCIFF: MKHIKTLNTQSLQNTLKKGGCGECQTSCQSACKTSCTVGNQSCENNK; this comes from the coding sequence ATGAAGCATATTAAAACACTGAATACGCAGAGCCTGCAGAATACTTTAAAAAAGGGAGGATGCGGCGAATGTCAGACATCCTGCCAGTCAGCCTGCAAGACTTCCTGCACAGTAGGAAACCAGAGCTGCGAAAACAACAAATAA
- the tig gene encoding trigger factor, whose protein sequence is MNRKKIMLFTAVCSAALLSGCGGSKGLVQDYSKDYVNLAQYTGLTVDREVTEITDEELQYAIESDLAMYAEYNEISDRAARDGDVVVIDFAGSIDGEELEDGSMEDMEIELGSDSFIDGFEDAIVGMKTGETKTFDLTFPEPYDGVLDGQTATFEVTLNEIYEVITPEYNDEYVASISDCSTVEEYEEELRATLEEEYAADALDMACEDILTTVIDSSTFSGRPEELYESCRSAVEIEEQTALEDYGIDDIHEIYGEDYDQDSYILETMYERMVVYTIAAKEDIAVTDEEYQAALEEDMMYTEYASVEEYEESIADVTSYQYYLLRQKVLDFLGENNHFNDVDASLYYEDEDWESLDEEDLEFADEDVQYMEGADDEAVEDADSADAGDADDTNSADTGNADDTDSADAEDTDMISLDGADYQETESDTEAS, encoded by the coding sequence ATGAACAGAAAAAAAATAATGCTTTTTACCGCTGTATGCAGCGCCGCGCTTCTTTCCGGCTGCGGAGGCAGCAAGGGTCTTGTGCAGGATTATTCCAAAGATTATGTAAATCTTGCCCAGTACACCGGTCTTACCGTGGACCGCGAGGTCACGGAGATTACAGACGAGGAACTGCAGTACGCTATCGAAAGCGACCTTGCCATGTACGCCGAGTATAACGAAATTTCCGACCGCGCCGCCAGGGACGGCGATGTTGTCGTGATTGATTTTGCCGGCTCAATCGACGGCGAAGAGCTGGAGGACGGCTCTATGGAGGATATGGAAATCGAGCTGGGCAGCGACAGCTTCATCGACGGCTTTGAGGATGCCATCGTCGGCATGAAGACCGGTGAGACAAAGACCTTCGATCTCACCTTCCCGGAGCCGTATGACGGCGTTCTGGACGGGCAGACCGCCACCTTTGAGGTCACCCTGAACGAAATTTACGAGGTCATCACACCGGAATACAATGATGAATACGTCGCCAGTATCTCTGACTGCTCCACCGTTGAGGAATACGAGGAGGAGCTGAGAGCCACCCTGGAGGAGGAATATGCCGCAGACGCGCTGGATATGGCGTGCGAGGATATTCTCACCACCGTCATCGACAGCTCCACCTTCAGCGGACGCCCGGAGGAGCTTTATGAGAGCTGCAGATCCGCCGTGGAAATTGAAGAGCAGACGGCACTGGAGGACTACGGCATCGATGATATCCACGAAATCTACGGCGAGGACTACGACCAGGATTCTTATATTCTGGAAACCATGTATGAGCGCATGGTCGTTTACACTATCGCGGCAAAGGAGGACATCGCGGTTACGGACGAGGAATACCAGGCGGCGCTGGAGGAGGATATGATGTACACCGAATACGCCTCCGTGGAGGAATACGAGGAATCCATAGCGGACGTCACTTCCTATCAGTATTACCTCCTGCGCCAGAAAGTGCTCGACTTCCTTGGAGAAAACAACCATTTCAACGATGTCGATGCCAGTCTGTACTACGAAGACGAGGACTGGGAATCCCTGGATGAGGAGGATCTGGAATTCGCAGACGAGGATGTGCAGTACATGGAGGGCGCAGACGACGAAGCTGTGGAAGATGCGGACAGCGCTGACGCCGGAGACGCGGATGACACGAACAGCGCTGACACCGGAAACGCAGATGACACAGACAGCGCTGACGCCGAAGATACGGACATGATTTCTCTGGACGGGGCGGATTACCAGGAAACGGAAAGCGATACGGAAGCGTCATGA